In Stanieria sp. NIES-3757, the DNA window TAGTCGTTGTTTTTCTAACTCCTTCTGCTCGTGAATATCTGTAGAAACCCCAAACCATTTGACCACGAGATTGTGTTCATCCTTTAACGGAATTGCTCGCACTAAATGCCAGCGATACATTCCATCTACCCGCCTGAGCCGATATTCATGTTCATAGGGAATACCAGTTTGCACCGATTCCATCCAACGGTGATCGGTTGGTTCGATATCATCGGGATGTAAAGCTATGCGCCAATCAAAATCAAGTAACTGCTCACACTCCAAACCAATATAGTTACATAATTGCTGATTAACGTAGTTGTTTCGTCCTTCGCGATCGGCAGTCCAAACCAGTTGGGGAATGGCTTCAGCCAAATAACGGTAACGTTCTTCACTTCGGCGTAGTTCTTCTTCTGCCCGTTTGCGATCGCTAATATCGCTGACTAAGGCTACAAATCCTTCAACCTTTCCCCGCTCGTCCAATTGAGGAATGTAAGTAGCTTCAATATAACGAGTTCCCGCGTCTTGATAAGTAATTTGACTTTCAAAAGTAACTTGCTGCCCTGCCAATACTTGCTCGACGTAGGGAAGGATTTTTTCATAAGCCGATTCCCCCAAAACCTCTCGCAAGTGCTTACCGTAGACTTCTGCTGAAGAACGACCAAACCACTTTTGATAAGTCAGATTATTAAAAAGATAACGCTGTTGTGAATTGACAAAGGAAATCAAAACTGGCACTTGATTAGTAACCAAGCTTAATTCTTGCTCTCTTCTGCGTAGTGCTTCCTGCATCTGCTTACGCTCAGTCAAATCAAGAAAAGCACCGACCGCTCCTCGTACTTCACCAGACTCATCTAAAAGTGGTACAGCCTTACCATAGAGGTAGCTTATGTCAGTCTCACTAAAAACAAACTCTATCTCTTCCTCAACCTCTTGCTTGGTGCGAGCAGCAAGCTGCATTGGTAAATCTTCAGGTGGAATTTCGTGACCATTTTTGCAAACTTTGAAGGCAAAGGGATACTCGCCACTGGCAGGGGTAGAAGTAGCAATTGAGCCGATGGGAACTCGCAGCAATTCATAGGCAGCTCGATTGGCATTCATATAATGACATTCTGGATCGCGGGCAATCCAAATCGCAGCAGGAACAGTTTCCATAAAAGCTTCTAGTTCCTTTGCCCAGGCAAGAGCGATCGCTTCACTCTTGTGTAAAGCTTCTTCAGAACGTTTGCGATCGGTTATATCCAAGGCAATGCCAGTCATGCGTGCTGGTTGCCCTTCGGCATCCAAAAAAGTACGACCAATCGCCATTAACCAGCGCATCCCTTTACTTGGATGTAATACGCGAAATTCAAGATTCAGTTCGGTTCCGTCTTCTAAAGCTTGACGTGTTTCGTAATCAATTCGCATTTGGTCTTCTTCAAAGATAGAAGCAATCCAATTTTTATAGGATGGTACTACAGCATCATCTAATCCATAAAGCTCGCGGTATTCTTCTGACCATGTGACATAACTATTAAGAATATTCCAGTCCCACCATCCAGCATCGGCAGCGCGTTGAGCCAGATTGAGACGCTCCAGTGTTTCTTGAAGAGCGATTTCTGTTTGTTGGCGTTCCGCTTCGTACTGCTTGGCATCGCTGATGTCTTCTGCCAATCCAACCACTCGATAAGGTTCGCCAGACTCGTCTTTAATGGGAAACCCCCTATCTCGGATCCATCGGATCGAACCATCTGGACGAACAATCCGATACTCTTGGTCATAACCACCCGATAGTGCTTGCTCAAAGAAAACCTTTTGTACTCGCTCTCGATCATCGATATGAATTGCCTCAATCCATGCCATGAAATTGGCATATAAGCTTGTGCAGGAACGTCCCCAAATTCTTTCATAGGAAGGGCTGACGTAAATAAGCCGAGTTTCTTTAGGTTCTGAGATCCAAAAGCAGATGTCAACTAAATTGTCTGCTAATTGACGATATTGCTCTTCGCTTTCCCTCAGAGCTTTTTGACTTGTTTGCAACTGTTGCAGACTGACTTGGGTTTTTTTTTGGGCTGTACGCAATACTCCACACAAATAACTGATGACACATCCCTGTATAATAAACAACAACATCCGCACATTGTTAGCTAGCTCGAAGCTAAGTCCTTGCCTGAATTCCAAGAAAAAGTAATTAATCAACAAAGACGATAACAAAGTGGCTACCACTCCCGGTTTTGTCCCTCCATACAAGGCACTAATAGTAACTGTGCCAAAAAAAAGCAGAAAAGGAGTCTGAGAAGTTTGGAACCAAGGATCGAGTCCTAGCATCAAAAGAAGGGCGAGGAAAGTTACTGTAATCGCCAATCCATAGCTTTGCACTTGACTCCGAGATTTGAACATGAGACTTGTTGTTTAATAAAAAGGTAGAAAATTAAGGAAACTCTGATTCTGAAATCGCTTGAATATTTTATACAGCCATTAAATCAAAATTCCAAATTCTAGCAGCAGTCAGTCTGAAACAATTATCTAAATTATCAATAAATTTTAGCTAGTGTTGTCGTGAGATTAAATATCTTGATACCTAATCTCATGTTTTCGCATTCGAGCAGAATGCTACTTATGTTTAGATAAGATTGTGTTTGTTCTGAGTGCAGTTTTTTTCCTGTAGGTTTGGTTCAGAAAATTTAAGTTTAAGAAAATTATTTTGTCAATTCCAAAAATCTAACTTTATTGTAATTGAAACTCATTTGCCACAAAAACGACTTATTTTTCTTTTATGTAATTGTCATTGCCAATATTAAACTCTCGAGCCTTAAAAGAATAAACTAGTAAAATCAGGCGAACATCGGTTCGCCCTTACAAATTGGTAAATTATTAATTAAAAGCGATCGCTTTAAGTTTAACTCAAACAGTTATTTAACAAACTGAGGCATGATTTCCGCTGCGGTAAATAAACCAAACAAACCACGACGATGCAATGCCATTCCAGCTTTGAGATAGCCGAAAGCAGGACCACAAACATTGGCAGCCATACTGGTTTCATCGCCTAAAGTAAAAGTATGAGTAGAAATTTTGCCTTCAAAAGTACGTCCAGTAATTTGGACATTGGTACTTAAAGGTTTTTTAGGATTACGAGTATCAACTAAACCACCAACAGTAACGCGATCGCGACTACAAATTCCTGCCAATTCCAGCATAATATCATCCGCGTGTTCCATGTTTTCTAGAGCCAGAATGCCGTTAGTTTGAGCTAATAAAGCTTCTACTTCAGCTTCGCTCATCGCTCTGGCAGTTTCGACATTGTATCCTGGTAAATGAGCAATATCTTCTCTAATCGTGGCACGATAAGCTTCCCAATTAGCAATACCTACTCCAAAGGTAATTTTTACGCTATGAATTTCAGCATAACTTTGGGCAGCGACAGCAGCAGCAGCAGTCAATAAACCTGGAGTTGCACCACAACCAGTTAGATAAGTAATGCCTGCTTGTTGTAATTCAGTTTGTAATTCTAATAATTGTTCGACTGCACTAGTTCTTTTTACCGCATCTACCAACACACCTTGCCAACCAGATTGAATAAATTGTTTGGCTACATCTGCCATAAAAGTATTAGGAAGATTGGGTAAAGCGAGAAAATATCCATCGATCGCGGTATGGTTCAATAAATCAAAGATGCTAGTTTGACTGAGAGTTCCATCTTCGGGCAAATAACCCAATGAACCATGGGTAGCATAAGTCGCGATCGCAGCTTGAACATCTAACCCAGACGCATTATAAGCATAACCTTGCTGGTCTGCTGCCCCTACCCAAATCATTTCTCCTTTGAGGGACAAAACTTTTGCTGCTGCTTGTCCTAAACCACCAAAACCTAAAACACCTACTCTAAGAGGATTTGTAATCTTATCTACGATCATTTTTTATTTTTTATCGAAGAGAACAGATTTTTATTATCTGGTTTGATGGCATCAAATAAGACTAAGAGTTCAAAAATTATTTGTCTAGTTTTATCGTTCGATTTATCTTTTTGTATACATTTGTTAAGTAATTAGGTTTTTTTATCCCTTTATGTCTTGACTGAAACGACAAGCTAAGGAAAACTTAGAAAATAATAAAGTAATAACCATATCTATTATTAATTTTTGATAAAATTCGATTCATATTACTGCGATTGCTAAAGATAGCTATATTAAAAAGAGTTATAGCTCAATCGATGCCATAACTCCCATAGCTCCAAACCCCAGGACAACTCTAACTACCTAGGGATCGACCATGAACATGGAAACACTAGAATTTATCATTTATCCCGATGGTCGGGTTAAAGAGACAGTAACAGGTATTGTTGGGTCATCTTGTCAAGAGGTGACCGCAGCAATTGAAGAACAACTTGGGGTAGTTATTTCGACTGCCAAAACCTCTGAATATTATGTTCAAGAGGTTAATCAATCAACCAAAGTTACCAATCAAAACAGCTTTAGCGATTGGTAAATGATTTGTTTACATTTGGTTTTTTTGTCCAATCTAGTTCAATTTAATAAATTAGCAATATGTCACATTTCAGCAATATCAAAACTAAAATTCGGAATCTAACTTCTCTTAAAGCAGCTTTAGATGATTTAGGAATAGATTGGAAATCTGGTCCTAGTCAAGTTAGGGGTTATCAGGGTCAAGCTTTAAATGCTGATGTAGTAGTAGAACAAAATAATAACTACGATATCGGTTTTAGTTGGAATGGTAGCGAATACGAACTAGTTGCTGACCTACAATATTGGCAGCAACCCTTAACTGTAGATGGTTTCCTCAGACAAGTTAGCCAACGCTATGCTTACCATACTGTCGTTAACGAAGCGAGCAAACAAGGATTTGAAATTTCTGAACAACAAAAACAAGAAGACGGTTCAATTCGCTTAGTTGTGCAACGCTGGAGTGCGTAATGTCTGATTTTGCTTCAAATCCCTCTCGTTCTGGATTTGAACCAGAATTAGGGGGAATTTTGAGAGATGCGCCCGAAAGAACTGGGTTTGAACCAGAGTTAGGTGGATTATTGAGGCAAAAAGGTGCTTATGTCGATGAGACTACTTGTATCGGCTGCAAGCACTGCGCTCATACTGCTCCTAATACTTTTTATATCGAACCAAATTACGGACGGGCGAGAGTTTTTAATCAAAATGGAGATTCTGAAGAATTAGTTGAAGAAGCAATTGATACTTGTCCTGTTAACTGTATTCACTGGGTTGATTTTACTCGGATAAAACAACTAGAAGAAGAAAGAAAGTATCAGGTCATTGAAAATTTAGGATTTCCTCAAACAATCAAACGACCACTAATTAAAAAGAACAGAAAAAGCAAGTATAACAATTACTAATCAAGTTAATTGTTGAGATATAAAAGCTTCTCCTCGATGGTTGATTTCCATTGAGGTTTTTATTTTAATTAATATTTTGTTATTTCAAACTATCGTGTTCAGCTAAAATTTTTTCTACTCTAGCTTCTTCAATTTTTGCAGTTAATTTTTTATTTTCATGTAAATCTCTTTGTGTTTTAGCTAAACTTAGAGTTGAACCAATCGAAAAAGCTAAACCCATTCCCATAAATCCTTTTGTCCAAGTATCTACAGCAAGATAAATAATCCCAATCGAAGTAGCAGTAATCGAGATTATAAAAGAAAGCCAAGTTTGAATCAACCAAGCTGAACTATGATCTTGATTTTTTCTGATTTCTAACATGATTTTTTTTAGTTAATACTTCAATTATTGGTATTTTATTGAAGTTGAATTTAATCAGAAATAAACCAAGTGACAGTTTGACAAGCGGACAAGTTGCTGATTGAGTCAAGCAATTAACTAAATAGAATTAGTAGCAATTGTTTATTTAATTATTGACTGTAACTAAGCGAGAATCTTGTAAACGCTTCAACCACCCTTTTAAATAAACTCGATTTGCCTGTTGTTCTTTAGGATCGGTAGTATTAAGCGGATAAGGTGCTAATCCTCTAATCGCTGCTGTAGTTACACAAAACATTGATTTTTGAAAACTTTGGCAAATTTTGACCCGCAAATCGCCTTCGCCTCTAATTCCTTGATGATAAAAATCCAGTAGATAATCAGGTAAAAAGTGTCGCATATCCTGCATCAACAAGGTGGGTGGAATACCTGCGCTACCAACTGGCAAAGGATCTGCATACAAAGCACCATAATTGAACAGACCTTGATCGTAAGGAATTTGATAAGCTTGAGCATTATAAGAAATCGTCCCAGGAAAAGGAGTTCCTCGGAAAAAGACAGCTTCTACATAGGGTACTGCTGTATCAGCAAGAAACGTTAAGCCAGCAGATTGAGGAATTAATTCGTATTCCTTACCTCGAACTTTGACTTTGTAGGTAATCGGACGAGCAGCATCAGCTACTAAACCATCAAGGATATGTTGGACAACCTCAGGGATAGATTTAATTTCTCCGCGGTCATATCGGTCTGATAAACTGAGGAACATATCTGCCATGACTCGCCAAAATTGCCCTAATCCGCTATAGTAAGCCATTTGACGCATATGTTCGGGTAAAAAATCTTTAAAGATTGTATGTAAACCCAACAATAAAGGATTGTATTTAAATTTAGCCCGAATTACTTCTTCCACCACTTTCAAGAATTCTGGGGAATCAACGTAGGCATCCAAACCGCCTCCACCATGCCAAAACATTGCTTTCATGCAATATTCAGCATATTCATAGTTAATTCTGTCATGCCACCAATGGCGTAGTAATTTTTCTGAATTAATTTCCCCATTAAAGTATTTAAAAAAAGGAAATAACACTAAAAATTGATGGTTGGCAATATAGCAAAGATTATTAGAATAAGCATCTAAAACTACACCATAACTTTTTAAAATGCCAACGACTTCAATTAAATTAGTAGGAGAATTTTGTAATAATGCCTCTCCCGATTCCAATTTTTGAATATACTCTTCGATTAAACGCGATTGAGAAAATTTATTTTTAGTAGTAGTAACCATGAGTAATGTTTATTCCTTAATAACCGAATTAACCAGCAGTCAATAAAGCAACTGCTTGTACTTCACTCCAATGAACTACCCAGCTTGGTTGAATGCCAAAAGCAAAAATTAAAGTAATTAAAACAAAAGCAGGAGCGAGTTCAGCCCATTTTACTGGAGGTAATTGAGCTAAATTATCTGTCAAACGACCAAAGAAAACTCGATTAATTACCAAAAGAAAATAAACAGCAGTTAATCCTGTTCCTACTAAACAAAGAAGAGTAGGAATCGGAAAGATTGGAAAACTTCCTCTAAAAACCAAAAATTCAGCAATAAAACCTACCATTCCTGGTATTCCCGAACTTGCCATTACTCCTAAAATCATTAAACTACCAGTTACAGGCAACCCCTTTTCTGGATTTAATAAACCTCTGAGGGCATCGACATCACGAGTTCCAGTTTTTTCATACACTACTCCTACCAATAAAAAGAGTAGGGCAGAAATTAAACCGTGACTAACCATCTGAAACACAGAAGCAGTAATACTCAATCTAGTAGTAGCTGAAGCACCCAAAAGAATATAAGCCATGTGAGCAATCGAAGAATAAGCCACCACCTTCTTCATATCTTTTTGAGCGATCGCGCAAGATGCTCCATACAAGGCACTAATCGCAGCTAAAATTGCCATCCAAGGAGCTAAAACCACCCATCCTTCTAGGAATAAGCCGACCGCAAAACGAAGTAAGGCATAAGTGCCTAGTTTTAATAAAACTCCTGCCAGTAAGACAGAAATTGGAGTCGAAGCTTCGACGTGAGCATCTGGTAACCAAGTATGGAAAGGAAAAATCGGAATTTTGATAAAAACACCAACTAAAAGAGGTGCAAGCAATAATAGTTGACTATTGAGGGATAAATTATGCGATCGCAATGTTTCATAATCAAAAGTATGAGAACCAGTCAACCATACTAATCCTAAGAAAGAAGCTAATACTAAAATTCCTGAAACTGCTGTATATAGCAGAAATTTCATTGCTGCATAACCTCTTCTTTTTCCGCCCCAAATTGCAATTAAGAAATAAAGAGGAATAATTTCTAACTCATAGAAGAGAAAAAACAGCAATAAATCTTGGGCTAAAAAAGCTCCCGCAGCCCCTGCACTCAGAAATAACAACAGCGAATAATATAATCGGGGTCTTTCAATCAACTTCTTGCTATTAACTACGGCAATGAAAGTCAATAAACTATTTAAAAATATCAAAGGGAAAGATAATCCATCAATGCCCAAATGATAATTTAATCCCAGCCATTCTATCCAAGCAATATCTTCCGAAAATTGAAATTGAGCAATACTAGGATCGAATTTTAATCCCAAAATAATATTGACAATAATCGTGCTGAGTGTAATAACTAAAGCAATTGAACGAGTAGTTTTTACTTCAATTTGTTGAGGCCAAAAGCCAATTAACGCTGCACCAAGCAAAGGAATTACGATTAAAGCACTGAGCATAATTTGTGATAGTAGCTCCTAAACAAAATTAAATTATTGATTGATGAGAGATGACCAATAATTGGTAACAATTGACCATTGACCACTAAGTACCGACCACAGCAGCAGACTAACACCTACCAGAATCGTCAGCATATAAAATTGAGACTGCCCAGAAACGTTGTATTTGAGAGCGTTTCCACTAAAGAGGGTAAAGAGACTCACTAAATTTACTGCACCATCTACCACATAGCGATCAATCCAAGCCGTCAACTTAGCGAGATTAGCAACTGCTGCTACTACAGTCAATTGATAAAAACGGTCTATATAAAAATCGTAAGCAAATAAATCTTGGAAAAATCTCCAAACCATCTGAGTTGGTCTAGCCCAAGCTTTGTGTAAATGAAGTGTTGCGCCTATAATACAACCTACTAACCCAGAAATTATCAAAAGAGGTGTGGCTAATTGAATAATAGTTTCCTCTCCCAACGCTAGAGGAGTAGTCGGACTTAACCACAAAGGCCATCTAATTGGTGCTGCTGGTGCTACCAAAACTAAAATCGTTAAAGATACCATCGGTAATGCCATCGGCCAAGGTACTTCAGGCGCGCGACGGGTTTTCATTTGTGGTTCGCCCAGAAAAACTAAGCGAAATACTCTGGTCAAATTTAAGGCAGACAGAGCATTAACAAATAATAAAACTCCCAGTAACCACCAATCTACTTCCCACGAACCATTAAACCATCGGTGGAAAGTCCAAAACATACCCATTGGCATGAAAGCAACCAATCCTGTACTACCAACTACAAAAGCCATCGTAGTAGCAGGCATCCGTGACCACAATCCTCCCATTTCAGTCACGTTTTGATTACTAGTAGTTAAAATAATCGACCCTGCACTCATAAAGAGCAAGGCTTTGGCAACTGCATGAGTAAATAGCAGTAAAAAGGCAATATCTACTTGCCCTAGTCCTACTGCAATAAAAACTAATCCTAGGTAAGCACTAGTAGAATGAGATAAAGCTCGCTTAATATCAATTTGCGCGATCGCCATTAAAGAAGTTCCAATGGCGGTGACTGTTCCCAAAATAATTAAAACATCAGAAGAAACAGGAGAAAGGGTAAAAACAGGCTGTAATTTAATCAGCACATAAGCACCTGCCGACACAACAATCGAATTTCTCATGATTCCGGCCGGGTTAGGCCCTTCCATAGCCTCATCTAACCACAAATTCAGAGGAAACTGAGCGCATTTTCCTGTTGGTCCTGCAATTAAAGATAATCCTAATAAAGCCGAAGCTAATGGTGTTAAAGGAAAAGTATTAGCCCAATTTTCTAACTGAGAAAAATTTAATCCTGCGCCATAGGCAGAAAGTGCGACTAAACCCATCAGTAGGATAATATCGCCCACCCGTTTGGTTAAAAAGGCATCTCTAGCTGCTGTAACTACTAACGGTTGAGCATACCAAAAACCTACCAATAAATAAGTACATAAAGTTAGTAACTCTAATAAGGCATAACTTAGTAGTAAAGAATCACTTAAAGCAATACCGCTTAAAGCACCTTCAAACAAACCCATCAAACCAAAGAAACGAGCTAACGACCAATCTTTTTCCATATAACCAAGAGCATAAATTTGAGCTAGCAAACTGATGCCTGTTACTAACTGTAATGCTCCAATACTTACAGGAGAAAGTTCAATCGCTAAGGTCAAATCTAAATCTGCTACTTTTAGCCAATGGAAAATTATTTGTTGAGTTGGTTGAGTCCAAATTATATTGAAGACAATAGAGCCATGAATTAACGCTATTATCGTCATCAATAAATTGAGATAAGTTGCTGGTCTAGGTCCTGTTTTGCGGATAATACCCAAAGACCAAGGTAAAGTCAAAACAGCCCCTAAAAGACCGTATAGAGGGACAATCCAAGTAGTTTGTAAAAAAAAGTCAGTCATCAAAACTGCCCTGATCGGTTAACAATATTTATCTAATTTTTTTTAATATTCTTGAATTTTAGATGCGATTTTTTTAGACAATAATCTATCTAATTAAATCTCTAAAATGTTTTATATTAAATTTAAGCTTTTATCGTTATAAATTGTTTTCCTTTGGTTAAAAAATGTCATTTAAATATTTTTAATCATCAAAAATTGAGATTTTTTTTATTATCATACAGGTTATTATTGTTTTTTTTATATTCAATTCACCTTTCCCTTTCCCGCAAAATAGCTTCAGCCTAAGTTATCTTAACGAAGATAGGGATCGCTTTCAGCACCAAACATTTATTGATGTCATTCTCAAAAGACCTCACTGAATCCTGATGCCAGTTTTCTAGTTCTATCTAGATACAATAAAAAAATTATAAAACAGTTTAATACTTCAACAAATACAGATTACCAAGCTTATGTCAACCAACCTAAAATAATTAGGTATTAATTCTTATTAACAATCAAATTAAAAAATATAATCATAGTTTATATTGTCAAAGGGCACAAGGTTATTTATGCTTGATTATAGAGTGGTAAATTACCAAGACCGTCCAAATTTCGCCAACCTATTTCTAAAAAAATAATTGGTTTAGATAAATGGTGTTTAGTAGCAATCAAGATTACCAGACCAAAAAATAAATAAAAACCTGGCATTTCATTTATGATTGATAGTAACAATGGAGAAATTTTTTTTGATGTAGTTTACCAAATTACTCTACTTTTTATTTAATAATTCAAAAATTTTGGCTTGAGCGCGGAGGAATAATTAGATGCCAATTGCAGTAGGAATGATAGAAACCTTAGGTTTTCCAGCAGTAGTAGAAGCTGCTGATGCTATGGTTAAAGCAGCTCGTGTTACTTTAGTCGGCTACGAAAAAATCGGTACAGGACGAGTAACTGTAATCGTACGAGGAGACGTATCAGAAGTACAAGCTTCTGTTTCAGCAGGAATTGAAGCTGCTAACAGAGTTAATGGTGGAGAAGTACTGTCTACTCACATTATCGCTCGTCCTCATGAAAACCTAGAATACGTTCTGCCAATACGCTACACCGAAGAAGTAGAGCAGTTCCGAACCTACTAATCTAATTTAATTAACATCAAATTTATTCATACATACTTAAGGAGTAGAGTTATATGTCCATTGCAGTAGGAATGATTGAAACCTTGGGTTTCCCAGCAGTAGTAGAAGCTGCTGACGCAATGGTTAAAGCAGCTCGTGTTACTTTAGTCGGCTACGAAAAAATCGGTACAGGACGAGTAACTGTAATCGTGCGAGGAGACGTATCAGAAGTACAAGCTTCCGTTGCTGCGGGAATTGAAAACGTCAGCAGAGTTAACGGTGGAAAAGTACTGTCTACTCACATTATCGCCCGTCCTCATGAAAACCTAGAATACGTTCTGCCAATACGCTACACCGAAGAAGTAGAGCAGTTTAGATCTTACTAGCCCAATCTGTAAAAATCAAATTTATTAATATTTAAGGAGTAGAGTTATATGTCCATTGCCGTAGGGATGATTGAAACCTTGGGTTTCCCAGCAGTAGTAGAAGCTGCTGACGCGATGGTAAAAGCAGCTCGTGTTACTTTAGTTGGCTACGAGAAAATTGGTACAGGACGAGTAACTGTAATCGTGCGAGGAGATGTATCAGAAGTACAAGCTTCCGTTTCGGCTGGAATTGAAAACGTCAGACGAGTTAATGGTGGTAGCGTTTTGTCTCATCACATCATCGCCCGTCCTCACGAAAATTTAGAATATGTTCTCCCCATTCGTTATACCGAAGCCGTTGAACAATTTAGAGAAAGTGTCAATCCTCAGCCCTTAAGAAGACCATAAGCAGATGCAAATCGCTAAAGTTCGTGGCACAGTAGTTAGCACCCACAAATCATCTAGCATGACGGGGGTTAAGTTGTTGTTAGTTCAGTATATTGATGAGCAAGGACAACTTTTACCAAAATATGAAGTTGCTGGAGATACAGTTGGTGCTGGTGTCAATGAATGGGTTCTAGTGAGTAGAGGTGGTGCTGCTCGGACTGAAACTGGACACGAACGTCGACCGCTAGATGCGATTGTAGTGGGAATTATAGATACAGTAAGTGTAGATAATCGACCGCTTTACAGTAAAAAAGAAGCAGAACGTTTTTTGTGAAGCATTTTTACCAGAAAACTTAAATTGAAAGGTGTATTGCACTTGAAATTTAAGTTAAGCGGGTAATAAATGGCTTAATTATTATTAGGAGGAATTGAGAAAATGGTAGTCCGCACCAAAGCGGCTCCCCCGACTCCTTGGTCGAAAGATTTAGCTGAACCCCAAATAGATGAAAGTGCTTATGTCCATTCGTTTTCCAATTTGATTGGTGATGTCCAAATTGGTGCAAACGTATTAGTTGCTCCCGGCACTTCTATTCGGGCTGATGAAGGTACTCCATTTTATATTGGTGACAATACTAATATCCAAGATGGAGTAGTCATCCACGGCTTAGAACAAGGTCGGGTGAGGGGCGACGACGGCAAAGATTATTCTGTCTGGATTGGGAAAAATTCTTGTATTACTCACATGGCATTAATTCATGGACCTGCGTATGTAGGAGATGAATGCTTTATTGGTTTTAGGTCTACAGTATTTAATGCCAAAGTGGGTAAAGGTTGTATCGTCATGATGCACGCCTTGATTCAAGATGTAGAAATACCTCCAGGAAAATATGTTCCTTCAGGGGCAGTCATTACTAATCAACAACAAGCCGATCGCTTATCGGATATTCAAGATAGCGATCGCGCTTTTGCACATCATGTCGTTGAAATAAACGAAGCACTCTTAGCTGGATATCATTGTGCGGATAATGCTGCTTGTATTACCCCTATTCGCGAAGGACATGATTTTTCTCAACCAAGTAGAACTGAAGAAAGTAATGGTAATAACTATATAAATTCAGTAGGAAATATGAGTTTAAATTCAGATATTAAAGCCCAAGTGCGATCGCTTTTGAACCAAGGTTGTTCTCTTAGTATTGAATATGCCAATCAACGTCGTTTTAAGACTAAATCTTGGCTTACTGGGGGACAAATTAATAGCACTAGAGAAAGCCAAGTTTTAGGTGAACTGGAAAATATTCTCAGTCAACATCAAGGAGAATATGTCCAGTTAATTGGAGTAGATTCACAAGCGAAACGAAGAGTAGCAGAAATTATTATCCAACGTCCTGGAGATAGCTTAAGTCCGACTAAAGCCACTACTAGTAAAGCTAAATCCTTCAATACGAACGGTCATTCCAATGGTAACGGTAATGGTAATGGACATTTAAGTGATAGCATTGCACAACAAGTACGTTCTTTACTCAATCAAGGATGTGATATTGGTATTGAACATGCCAATCAACGTCGCTTCAAAACTAAATCTTGGTTAACCGCAGGACAATTTACTGGTA includes these proteins:
- a CDS encoding multi-sensor hybrid histidine kinase, encoding MFKSRSQVQSYGLAITVTFLALLLMLGLDPWFQTSQTPFLLFFGTVTISALYGGTKPGVVATLLSSLLINYFFLEFRQGLSFELANNVRMLLFIIQGCVISYLCGVLRTAQKKTQVSLQQLQTSQKALRESEEQYRQLADNLVDICFWISEPKETRLIYVSPSYERIWGRSCTSLYANFMAWIEAIHIDDRERVQKVFFEQALSGGYDQEYRIVRPDGSIRWIRDRGFPIKDESGEPYRVVGLAEDISDAKQYEAERQQTEIALQETLERLNLAQRAADAGWWDWNILNSYVTWSEEYRELYGLDDAVVPSYKNWIASIFEEDQMRIDYETRQALEDGTELNLEFRVLHPSKGMRWLMAIGRTFLDAEGQPARMTGIALDITDRKRSEEALHKSEAIALAWAKELEAFMETVPAAIWIARDPECHYMNANRAAYELLRVPIGSIATSTPASGEYPFAFKVCKNGHEIPPEDLPMQLAARTKQEVEEEIEFVFSETDISYLYGKAVPLLDESGEVRGAVGAFLDLTERKQMQEALRRREQELSLVTNQVPVLISFVNSQQRYLFNNLTYQKWFGRSSAEVYGKHLREVLGESAYEKILPYVEQVLAGQQVTFESQITYQDAGTRYIEATYIPQLDERGKVEGFVALVSDISDRKRAEEELRRSEERYRYLAEAIPQLVWTADREGRNNYVNQQLCNYIGLECEQLLDFDWRIALHPDDIEPTDHRWMESVQTGIPYEHEYRLRRVDGMYRWHLVRAIPLKDEHNLVVKWFGVSTDIHEQKELEKQRLHLLQQEQAARAEAEKANRIKDEFLAVLSHELRTPLNPIVGWSNLLRTRQWDEQTFTRGLEIIERNAKLQTQLIEDLLDVSRILTGKLSLNQTPVNLVSTIEGAIETVRLAAQAKSIEFQTKLDASVGEILGDATRLQQVLWNLLTNAIKFTPVGGRVEVKLGLFSDRVSLPGENQTRTNYAQITVTDTGKGISPDFLPYVFDYFRQADSATTRKFGGLGLGLAICRYLVEAHGGLIKVDSPGEEQGTTFTVQLPLMGSASPQKAKALESEVLLRLNGFKILIVDDELDSRELLCVMLQELGAQAIAVASAKEALQFISQTKPDLLISDIGMPEIDGYMLLSQIRSLPPELGGNLPAIALTAYAGEIDQQQALAAGYQKHLAKPVVSNQLLQAIAELLAQPHQ
- a CDS encoding ferredoxin, translated to MSDFASNPSRSGFEPELGGILRDAPERTGFEPELGGLLRQKGAYVDETTCIGCKHCAHTAPNTFYIEPNYGRARVFNQNGDSEELVEEAIDTCPVNCIHWVDFTRIKQLEEERKYQVIENLGFPQTIKRPLIKKNRKSKYNNY
- a CDS encoding YiaAB two helix domain protein, yielding MLEIRKNQDHSSAWLIQTWLSFIISITATSIGIIYLAVDTWTKGFMGMGLAFSIGSTLSLAKTQRDLHENKKLTAKIEEARVEKILAEHDSLK
- a CDS encoding hypothetical protein (protein of unknown function DUF1257), which produces MSHFSNIKTKIRNLTSLKAALDDLGIDWKSGPSQVRGYQGQALNADVVVEQNNNYDIGFSWNGSEYELVADLQYWQQPLTVDGFLRQVSQRYAYHTVVNEASKQGFEISEQQKQEDGSIRLVVQRWSA
- a CDS encoding CO2 hydration protein, whose translation is MVTTTKNKFSQSRLIEEYIQKLESGEALLQNSPTNLIEVVGILKSYGVVLDAYSNNLCYIANHQFLVLFPFFKYFNGEINSEKLLRHWWHDRINYEYAEYCMKAMFWHGGGGLDAYVDSPEFLKVVEEVIRAKFKYNPLLLGLHTIFKDFLPEHMRQMAYYSGLGQFWRVMADMFLSLSDRYDRGEIKSIPEVVQHILDGLVADAARPITYKVKVRGKEYELIPQSAGLTFLADTAVPYVEAVFFRGTPFPGTISYNAQAYQIPYDQGLFNYGALYADPLPVGSAGIPPTLLMQDMRHFLPDYLLDFYHQGIRGEGDLRVKICQSFQKSMFCVTTAAIRGLAPYPLNTTDPKEQQANRVYLKGWLKRLQDSRLVTVNN